Proteins co-encoded in one Nostoc sp. MS1 genomic window:
- the pglX gene encoding BREX-1 system adenine-specific DNA-methyltransferase PglX: MGDLPGLDLDTLNEWRSFANRDPNPDEFLYRRLLLAQSKALAEGIPALFDPRQNYQALFLPGNLLNQDSIVRRLVKEIPEEDWQTIEVVGWLYQFYISERKDEVIGAKSKVAAADIPAATQLFTPHWIVRYMVENSLGRLWLESHPESRLREYMPYFLENPNDNSQGEKPSALTPQELTVIDPACGSGHILVYAFDLLFEIYKEQGYLERDIPALILTHNLYGLDIDERAAQLASFAVLMKARAKNSRILRKPLALNITAVRPTHSQTLPPATELNAEDWQPLVDAFKDAENLGSLITPSPFDSEKLQWQLDNLEASESLFREYVPALRGLLLQAEFLRNKYWVVVANPPYMGDGSFNDVVKKFINNNYKAGKGDLYACYILKNIELCVANGSLAMLTIPNWMFLSSFEDLRKSILETTFLESLVHNGRGVFGSDFGSCSFVIRKKVYQDGLGVFKRLFDKQGSVASNEELEQRYFNNSNYYTK, from the coding sequence ATGGGAGATTTACCTGGGCTTGATTTGGATACACTCAATGAGTGGCGTAGTTTTGCCAATCGTGATCCTAATCCCGATGAGTTTCTCTACCGTCGATTGCTGTTAGCTCAGTCTAAAGCCTTAGCCGAAGGGATTCCAGCACTGTTTGACCCTCGCCAGAACTATCAAGCGCTATTTTTGCCAGGGAACTTGTTAAATCAAGATTCGATTGTACGGCGGTTGGTGAAGGAGATACCGGAGGAGGACTGGCAGACCATTGAGGTTGTAGGGTGGTTATACCAGTTTTATATTTCGGAACGCAAGGATGAGGTAATTGGGGCAAAGTCTAAGGTTGCAGCCGCAGATATTCCCGCAGCGACGCAATTGTTTACCCCTCACTGGATTGTTCGGTATATGGTGGAGAACAGTCTAGGGCGGTTGTGGTTAGAGTCTCACCCGGAATCACGCTTACGTGAATATATGCCCTACTTTTTGGAAAATCCTAACGATAATAGTCAGGGTGAAAAACCGTCAGCTTTAACGCCTCAAGAGTTGACTGTGATAGACCCTGCTTGTGGTAGCGGTCATATATTAGTTTATGCGTTTGATTTGCTGTTTGAAATTTACAAAGAGCAAGGTTATTTAGAACGAGATATTCCGGCGCTGATTTTGACGCACAATTTGTATGGTTTAGATATTGATGAACGTGCAGCACAGTTAGCGAGTTTTGCCGTGTTGATGAAAGCACGCGCGAAAAATTCGCGTATTTTGCGGAAACCCCTGGCTTTGAATATTACGGCGGTGCGTCCTACCCATAGTCAGACTTTACCACCTGCTACAGAATTAAATGCTGAAGATTGGCAACCGTTAGTTGATGCTTTTAAGGATGCAGAGAATTTAGGAAGTTTAATTACTCCATCACCTTTTGATAGTGAAAAGTTGCAATGGCAATTGGATAATTTAGAGGCGAGTGAGTCGCTATTTCGAGAGTATGTTCCAGCTTTGCGGGGATTATTATTGCAGGCGGAGTTTTTGAGAAATAAGTATTGGGTTGTGGTTGCCAATCCGCCTTATATGGGCGACGGTTCGTTTAATGATGTGGTTAAAAAATTTATAAATAACAACTATAAAGCTGGCAAAGGTGATTTATATGCTTGTTATATTCTGAAAAATATTGAATTGTGTGTGGCTAACGGTTCATTGGCAATGTTAACCATACCTAACTGGATGTTTTTGTCCAGCTTTGAGGATTTGCGTAAATCCATTCTAGAAACAACATTTTTAGAAAGTTTAGTGCATAATGGTAGAGGTGTTTTTGGCTCAGACTTTGGTAGTTGTTCGTTTGTTATTCGTAAAAAAGTTTATCAGGATGGATTAGGTGTATTTAAGAGATTATTTGATAAACAGGGAAGTGTGGCGAGTAATGAGGAACTAGAACAAAGGTATTTCAATAACAGTAATTATTATACTAAGTAG
- a CDS encoding BREX-1 system adenine-specific DNA-methyltransferase PglX has product MNRTAIKNFAIWARRYLREQVKARAAQFGITHKSITEPQTVAGGLLVAGQTLNTTEARQYHQLRKRLEDLTLTSSQPQAIDALIDEIAYTWFNRFAALRFMEVNGYIGRVLSNSDPNLVDPDLLRDCDLNDNLAKRSRNTSLCTRTTYSSKL; this is encoded by the coding sequence ATGAACCGCACTGCTATCAAAAACTTTGCTATTTGGGCGCGTCGTTACTTAAGAGAACAAGTTAAAGCCCGTGCTGCCCAATTTGGTATTACTCACAAAAGCATTACAGAACCTCAGACAGTGGCGGGGGGACTGCTGGTAGCTGGTCAAACGCTAAACACCACAGAAGCAAGGCAGTATCATCAATTGCGGAAGCGTTTAGAAGATTTAACGCTAACTTCAAGCCAACCCCAGGCGATAGATGCGTTAATAGATGAAATTGCCTACACCTGGTTTAACCGCTTCGCAGCCTTGCGGTTTATGGAAGTGAATGGATATATCGGGCGGGTGTTGAGTAATAGCGACCCCAATTTGGTAGACCCTGATTTGTTACGGGATTGTGATTTGAACGATAATTTAGCCAAACGGTCACGAAATACTTCACTCTGTACTAGGACAACATATAGTTCAAAGCTATAA
- the brxC gene encoding BREX system P-loop protein BrxC → MNIAELFHKNIHRNINGVIKVGQQDSENIRQELEEYVVTYELDKHFRTFFDRYTSALVNPTDKMGVWISGFFGSGKSHFLKILSYLLANRQLGNNCALDYFDAKRIPDPMLLAKIEQTARSSCDVILFNIDSKADANNKNDKESITKVFQKVFDEHLGYFGTVPAIAEFERQLDRQGKYEAFQQAFLAETGMEWKENRDAWGFYQDAIATALQTSTGMSAEAANRLLDLGEQNYTLSPEKLAGMVKQYLDTKGSKHHLVFMVDEVGQYIGEDSKLMLNLQTVVEDLGTHCQGRAWVVVTSQEAMDEITKNKIKGEDFSKIIGRFYRPLNLSSANTDEVIKLRLLGKTDAARNGLEALYNHKVAILKNQIAFTQDSADMPGYSNAQDFIAAYPFVPYQFNLLQKVFTQIRIMGSAGKHLASGERSLLDAFQVAAQAVAEQALGVLVPFHTFYMAVEGFLDGIISQVIIQAAQNPQLQPFDIDLLKTLFMVKYLKEIRANLDNLTTLSLNNIDQDKLTLRQQVEAALGRLERQTLIQRNGDEYIFLTHEEQDIGREIKNTQVDSAKVLKELQQLIWDSIFTDKELRYSQRHRYPFNRKLDEQTFGQQTNDLTLHIVTPYAETYAAMQEDSFCIGTTGSGYEVLVRLPDNQRLLDDLNTLVKTDEYLRLKNSGNLSPSIQRILIARGDENSKRRQDLKVILEDLISSADVFAYGSKLEIRNRDARNVLTEGLNYLVSNVYQKLGYVTSGFENEDQVTNALTRDTQEQDITGQPANAAAHSEMRTWLMEEARVHRQVSIRALIDKFGSRPYGWSEFDTLGVMAELANKGVLELRHAQANVNLCEKGLITQLRSRKGMDQYTVRLADVIDPASLKFAKDMASDLLNGKLSSDPQLLFEYYRDAFNERCKDLEGWLTQAETGLPFAELLRTNLAILRDLLANKGVAEFFRTFLQRRDEIEEHIEDVQKLRSFFKTQVNLFQQARNDLKALEPELRHISDPDLLKRVDSVKQILAMSDPTAKIPELAMLLKPVKDKVQETLTNQIYQVQTKSQTMREKLAEYVTSAHQDISAQLDLTSITQDIEQVIAFVPTSIDSAIARQSELENILPQLLQKVDQQANEIIQRQLNNGSNGKATCVKPIVSVQVARVAPKPLLETLQDVDVYIEALRKTLLDEIQQNNRVRLE, encoded by the coding sequence ATGAATATCGCTGAACTCTTCCACAAAAACATCCACCGCAACATCAATGGCGTAATTAAAGTAGGACAGCAGGACAGCGAAAATATCCGTCAGGAATTGGAAGAGTATGTTGTTACCTACGAATTAGATAAACACTTTCGTACTTTCTTTGATCGCTACACTAGTGCTTTGGTCAATCCTACTGACAAAATGGGGGTATGGATTTCAGGGTTCTTTGGTTCAGGGAAGTCGCACTTTTTAAAGATTCTTTCTTACCTATTAGCTAATCGCCAATTAGGAAATAATTGTGCTTTAGATTACTTTGATGCAAAGCGTATACCAGATCCAATGTTGCTTGCCAAAATAGAGCAGACAGCACGTAGTTCTTGTGATGTCATTCTATTTAACATTGACTCTAAAGCTGATGCTAATAATAAAAACGATAAAGAAAGCATTACTAAAGTCTTCCAAAAAGTCTTTGATGAGCATTTAGGCTACTTTGGAACAGTTCCAGCTATTGCTGAGTTTGAACGTCAACTAGATCGCCAAGGCAAGTATGAAGCTTTTCAACAAGCTTTTTTGGCAGAAACGGGGATGGAATGGAAAGAAAACCGCGATGCTTGGGGCTTTTATCAAGATGCGATCGCTACTGCATTACAAACTAGCACAGGTATGAGTGCAGAGGCGGCTAACCGATTGCTGGATTTAGGTGAGCAGAACTATACCTTAAGCCCAGAGAAGTTGGCTGGCATGGTAAAGCAGTATCTTGACACTAAAGGGTCGAAGCATCATCTGGTGTTTATGGTGGATGAAGTAGGGCAGTATATTGGTGAAGACAGCAAACTGATGCTGAACCTCCAGACTGTTGTTGAAGATTTGGGTACTCACTGTCAGGGACGAGCTTGGGTAGTAGTGACATCTCAAGAGGCAATGGATGAGATTACCAAAAACAAGATTAAAGGTGAGGATTTTTCCAAAATTATCGGTCGCTTTTATCGCCCATTGAATCTGTCTTCTGCTAATACAGATGAAGTAATCAAGTTGCGACTGCTGGGTAAAACGGATGCTGCACGGAATGGGTTAGAAGCTTTGTATAACCATAAAGTCGCTATCCTGAAAAACCAAATAGCCTTTACCCAGGATAGTGCAGATATGCCGGGATATAGCAATGCCCAAGATTTTATTGCTGCTTATCCCTTTGTCCCTTACCAGTTCAACCTGTTACAGAAGGTTTTTACTCAAATTCGCATCATGGGTTCTGCGGGTAAGCACTTAGCATCGGGAGAGCGATCGCTATTAGATGCTTTTCAGGTAGCTGCTCAAGCAGTAGCAGAACAAGCCCTTGGTGTACTAGTTCCGTTCCACACTTTTTATATGGCAGTGGAAGGTTTTTTAGACGGTATCATCAGTCAGGTAATTATTCAGGCGGCGCAAAATCCCCAATTACAGCCTTTTGATATTGACCTGTTAAAAACTCTGTTTATGGTCAAATATCTTAAGGAAATTCGGGCAAATTTAGATAACTTGACTACTTTAAGCCTCAATAATATTGACCAAGACAAGCTGACATTGCGGCAGCAAGTAGAAGCGGCGTTAGGGCGGTTGGAACGGCAAACCCTCATTCAGCGCAATGGCGATGAATATATTTTCCTGACCCATGAAGAACAGGACATTGGCAGGGAAATTAAAAATACTCAAGTTGATTCAGCAAAAGTCCTTAAAGAACTGCAACAACTTATCTGGGATTCTATTTTTACTGATAAAGAACTACGATATAGCCAGCGTCATAGATATCCATTTAACCGTAAGCTGGATGAACAAACTTTTGGGCAACAAACTAATGACCTAACTCTACATATTGTTACCCCCTATGCCGAAACTTATGCTGCCATGCAGGAAGATTCTTTCTGCATTGGAACTACTGGTTCTGGTTATGAAGTCTTAGTCCGGCTACCTGATAACCAACGCCTGCTGGATGACCTCAACACCTTAGTTAAAACAGACGAGTATTTACGGTTGAAAAATAGCGGCAACCTCAGTCCTAGCATACAGAGAATTTTAATTGCACGGGGAGACGAAAATAGCAAGCGTCGTCAGGATTTGAAAGTTATTTTGGAGGATCTGATTAGCAGTGCGGATGTATTTGCCTATGGGAGCAAGCTAGAAATCCGTAACCGAGACGCTAGAAATGTGCTAACTGAGGGACTGAATTACTTAGTAAGCAATGTGTACCAGAAACTTGGTTATGTGACGAGCGGTTTTGAAAACGAAGACCAAGTGACCAATGCTTTAACTCGTGACACTCAAGAACAGGATATCACCGGACAACCTGCCAACGCTGCTGCTCACAGTGAAATGCGAACTTGGTTAATGGAAGAAGCCCGTGTTCACCGCCAAGTCAGTATTCGAGCATTGATAGATAAATTTGGCAGTCGTCCCTATGGTTGGTCGGAATTTGATACTTTGGGGGTCATGGCGGAACTAGCCAATAAAGGTGTACTAGAACTGAGACACGCCCAAGCTAATGTTAATTTGTGCGAAAAGGGTCTGATTACTCAGTTGCGATCGCGCAAAGGAATGGATCAATATACTGTGCGGCTTGCTGATGTAATTGATCCAGCAAGTTTGAAGTTTGCTAAAGATATGGCCAGCGACTTACTTAATGGCAAATTGTCTAGCGATCCACAGCTACTTTTTGAATATTATAGAGATGCTTTCAATGAGCGTTGTAAAGATTTAGAAGGCTGGTTGACGCAAGCTGAAACTGGGCTACCCTTTGCTGAATTACTGCGTACTAACTTAGCTATCTTGCGTGACCTCTTAGCAAATAAGGGTGTGGCTGAGTTTTTCCGTACATTTCTCCAGCGACGGGATGAAATAGAAGAACATATCGAGGATGTGCAGAAATTGCGATCATTCTTCAAAACTCAAGTTAACTTATTCCAGCAAGCCCGCAATGACTTGAAAGCTTTAGAACCAGAACTGCGACATATCAGCGACCCTGATTTACTCAAGCGGGTAGATTCAGTTAAACAAATTTTGGCGATGTCTGACCCAACTGCCAAGATTCCAGAATTAGCAATGCTGCTCAAACCTGTTAAGGATAAGGTGCAGGAAACGTTAACAAATCAAATCTACCAAGTGCAGACTAAGAGTCAGACAATGCGGGAGAAATTAGCTGAGTATGTAACTTCTGCTCATCAAGACATTTCTGCCCAGCTAGACCTGACAAGTATTACCCAAGATATCGAGCAAGTTATCGCCTTTGTCCCCACGAGCATCGATTCTGCGATCGCACGTCAAAGTGAACTAGAAAACATCCTCCCACAATTGCTGCAAAAAGTAGATCAGCAAGCCAATGAAATCATCCAGCGTCAATTGAACAATGGTAGTAATGGCAAAGCTACCTGTGTAAAACCCATCGTATCGGTGCAAGTAGCTAGAGTTGCGCCTAAACCCCTACTAGAAACACTACAAGATGTGGATGTTTATATAGAGGCGTTGCGGAAAACGCTATTGGATGAGATCCAACAAAATAATCGCGTTCGTCTTGAGTAA
- a CDS encoding DUF1788 domain-containing protein — protein sequence MVTLTINQRLDALLPKLQDARLLSNRGIGNEIGFYIFDYDAEYEPLVQRYIERLKSQLISPPSEIILLEIDLYKTILDILEERRVLSRAFELEAAKGNAALAKTIAPLVRPDQVIGYIQKKLTGNEQLLLMTGVGASWTLLRSHSILNNLHPVLDKIPLVMFFPGSYDGHELRLFDTFKDDNYYRAFPLIPHQEHHL from the coding sequence ATGGTCACATTGACTATTAACCAACGCCTAGATGCACTACTACCGAAGCTGCAAGATGCACGCTTACTCAGTAACCGTGGTATTGGTAACGAAATTGGCTTTTATATTTTTGATTATGATGCGGAATATGAACCACTGGTACAGCGATACATTGAGCGCCTGAAGTCGCAATTAATAAGTCCGCCCAGTGAAATTATTTTGCTAGAAATTGACCTTTATAAGACTATCCTCGACATTCTGGAAGAACGACGGGTACTATCAAGGGCTTTTGAGTTGGAAGCAGCTAAGGGAAACGCTGCTCTAGCAAAAACTATTGCCCCCCTTGTTCGACCTGACCAGGTTATTGGCTACATCCAGAAGAAACTTACAGGGAATGAACAGCTTTTGCTAATGACAGGAGTTGGCGCTAGCTGGACGCTTTTGCGATCGCACAGTATTTTAAACAACCTACATCCAGTGCTAGACAAAATTCCCTTAGTCATGTTCTTCCCTGGCTCTTATGATGGGCATGAACTACGCTTGTTCGACACGTTTAAAGACGACAACTACTACCGAGCTTTTCCTCTAATTCCCCACCAAGAACACCACCTATGA
- a CDS encoding transposase (programmed frameshift), producing MWNEYNNPRHIRTLNGVVELQLKIRRCQNKSCFLYKKVYRPEQEGSLALPQNEFGLDVIAYIGALRYQEHRSVPQIHAHLELKGICISQRTVTHLIDRYDELLSLWLKDHTRLKAIMANQGRVILAIDGMQPEIGHEVLWVIRDCLSGEILLAKTLLSSRNEDLVTLLLEVTNSLNVPIDGVVSDGQQSIRKAVGLALPSIAHGLCHYHYLKEAIKPIYEADRHAKKELKKKVRGLREIERSVTNEDQDLVTIIEDYCSAVRSSITNDGHPPLEASGLKLQENLTLIEQSLERMEKRSALPPPLVNLKHLLAKGLSATASLFSPVRVAYGWVDKASNILNNKIGLDAAGVKQSYQQLLTQMSQQKQKAGTLNTAIDNFIKTTNNYWSGLFHCYEIEDFPRTNNDLEHAFGMLRHHQRRCTGRKVAPSSLVIRGSVKLACAIATKLRSFTASDLAQVDIVTWLELRSQLQKHHKARIEQYRFRRDPKGYLANLESRLL from the exons ATGTGGAATGAATACAATAATCCTCGACATATAAGAACGTTAAATGGGGTAGTAGAATTACAGCTAAAAATTCGTCGATGTCAAAATAAGTCATGTTTCTTGTACAAAAAAGTGTATCGACCAGAGCAAGAAGGTTCTTTAGCTCTACCACAAAACGAATTTGGTTTGGATGTGATTGCTTATATAGGAGCATTACGCTATCAGGAACATAGAAGCGTTCCCCAAATACACGCTCACCTTGAATTAAAAGGTATATGTATAAGTCAACGAACGGTCACGCACTTAATTGACAGATATGACGAGTTACTTTCTTTATGGTTAAAAGACCACACTAGGTTAAAAGCCATAATGGCTAATCAAGGACGGGTAATATTAGCGATCGACGGGATGCAGCCAGAAATTGGACATGAGGTATTATGGGTAATTCGAGATTGCTTATCTGGAGAAATCTTACTTGCTAAAACCTTATTATCATCAAGAAATGAAGATTTAGTGACGCTATTACTAGAAGTAACTAATAGCCTAAATGTACCAATTGATGGAGTTGTTAGTGATGGGCAACAATCAATTCGCAAAGCTGTTGGGTTAGCATTACCTAGTATTGCTCATGGTTTATGTCATTACCATTACCTGAAAGAAGCTATTAAACCCATATATGAGGCGGATAGACATGCAAAAAAGGAATTG AAAAAAAAAGTTAGAGGATTACGAGAAATTGAACGTAGTGTTACCAATGAAGATCAGGATTTGGTGACTATTATTGAAGATTATTGCTCGGCAGTCCGTAGTTCTATAACCAATGATGGTCATCCACCCTTAGAAGCATCAGGGTTAAAGTTACAAGAAAATTTGACTTTGATAGAACAAAGCTTAGAACGGATGGAAAAAAGAAGTGCTTTACCACCACCTTTAGTCAATCTAAAACACCTTCTAGCTAAGGGATTATCTGCGACTGCATCTTTATTTTCACCTGTGAGGGTTGCATATGGGTGGGTTGATAAAGCTAGTAATATTCTCAATAATAAAATAGGTCTTGATGCTGCTGGTGTCAAACAAAGTTATCAGCAACTGTTAACTCAAATGTCCCAACAAAAGCAGAAAGCTGGCACATTGAACACCGCAATCGATAACTTTATAAAAACCACCAATAACTACTGGTCTGGACTTTTTCATTGTTACGAAATTGAAGATTTTCCTAGAACTAATAATGACTTAGAACACGCTTTTGGTATGCTACGTCATCATCAACGTCGTTGTACTGGTCGTAAGGTTGCTCCCTCATCCCTTGTTATTCGTGGCTCTGTCAAACTTGCTTGTGCCATTGCTACTAAACTTCGTTCTTTTACCGCATCTGATTTAGCACAAGTTGATATCGTTACTTGGCTCGAATTACGCTCTCAATTGCAAAAACACCACAAAGCCAGAATTGAACAGTATCGATTTCGCCGAGACCCCAAGGGTTACTTGGCTAATTTAGAGAGTCGTCTTCTCTAG
- a CDS encoding ArsR/SmtB family transcription factor, translated as MDQLSITFAALADPTRRAILAHLAQGEASVTELAQPFEMSLPAISKHLKVLERAGLITRGRDAQWRPCRLEAEHLKEAADWIEQYRQFWEQNLDRLDEYLQQLQASENKSDHQS; from the coding sequence ATTGATCAATTGAGTATTACCTTTGCTGCGCTTGCCGATCCAACTCGACGGGCAATCTTGGCTCATCTAGCTCAGGGCGAAGCATCGGTAACAGAACTAGCCCAACCTTTTGAAATGAGCCTACCCGCCATTTCTAAACATCTCAAAGTGCTAGAGCGTGCTGGATTGATCACAAGAGGTCGAGATGCTCAGTGGCGACCCTGCCGATTAGAGGCAGAACATCTGAAGGAGGCAGCCGATTGGATTGAACAATATCGCCAATTCTGGGAGCAAAATTTGGATCGTCTCGACGAGTATCTACAACAGTTGCAAGCATCCGAAAACAAAAGCGATCACCAATCATAA
- a CDS encoding SRPBCC family protein produces MITRVFNAPRELVWKVWTDPKHVEQWWGPKGFTTRVIEMDLRPGGQWHFVMIGADGTQYPCKGIFQEVVPQERIVATDEFDEGFEKVINVDLPQTMVTTTIFSEEQGKTKLTMVIVHQSADDRRKHEQMGVIAGWNSSFDCLEEFLAKIVVNQGHRLTLTLPSDREIVVERVFNAPRQLVFEAWTQPFHVKRWFGGCSSMTMTLCEIDLRAGGSWRYVLYDSGNGIEHAFSGEYREIVPPERLVATERYEGVADSDHLNTLTLTENDGKTTLHIHIQHSSGEQRDGHLQSGMEVGMNQTLNRLEEILQSI; encoded by the coding sequence GTGATCACCCGTGTTTTCAATGCGCCAAGAGAATTGGTATGGAAGGTGTGGACTGATCCAAAACATGTGGAGCAATGGTGGGGGCCAAAAGGTTTTACAACGCGCGTGATAGAGATGGATTTACGTCCGGGTGGACAATGGCATTTTGTCATGATTGGAGCAGACGGCACACAGTACCCATGTAAAGGAATTTTTCAGGAAGTTGTACCCCAAGAGCGGATTGTCGCCACTGACGAATTTGATGAAGGCTTTGAAAAAGTAATCAACGTTGACTTACCACAAACAATGGTGACAACAACGATTTTTTCAGAAGAACAAGGCAAGACCAAACTCACTATGGTGATTGTGCATCAGTCTGCCGATGATCGTCGCAAGCATGAACAGATGGGTGTTATCGCGGGATGGAACTCTAGCTTCGATTGCCTGGAGGAGTTTTTAGCAAAGATAGTGGTAAATCAAGGTCACAGGTTAACGTTGACATTGCCATCAGACAGAGAAATTGTTGTTGAGCGTGTGTTTAATGCCCCACGCCAACTCGTGTTTGAGGCATGGACGCAACCATTTCACGTAAAACGTTGGTTTGGAGGCTGTAGCAGTATGACAATGACCCTGTGTGAAATTGACTTACGTGCCGGTGGTAGTTGGCGCTATGTCTTATATGATTCTGGCAATGGCATCGAACATGCCTTTTCAGGAGAGTACCGTGAGATTGTGCCACCAGAACGATTAGTTGCCACTGAACGCTATGAAGGAGTTGCGGATAGCGACCACCTCAATACGTTAACTTTAACTGAAAATGATGGAAAAACGACGCTGCACATTCACATTCAGCATTCGTCTGGGGAGCAGCGTGATGGACATCTGCAATCTGGTATGGAAGTGGGGATGAACCAGACTCTTAACCGTCTCGAAGAAATTCTGCAATCAATCTGA
- a CDS encoding serine hydrolase → MNEQPSQSPSSNHTIADEMRAYLQACLANGYFMGAVLVARAGEVLLSAGYGMANLEHDVPNTPLTKFRIGSITKQFTATAILQLQEQGLLSVHQKISTYLPDYPNGEQITIHQLLNHTCGIPSFTELDNFFQITKIKVTLDDLIARFSSEPLKFTPGERYCYTNSGYVLLTKIIETVSGQVYADYLQQRILEPLGMVDSGYDRQEVILSHRASGYVFSGVTYENADFVDMSWPSGAGGMYSTIEDLYKWEQGLYTDAVLSAKSREMMFTPQVVILEKEDGKGFYHGYGGIICTHLERKLLYTGGGIDGFSTRIARYPDEQISIIVLTNIDAAVVTPVVPIANDLAAILFGKPYDLPQQRQVIELDPAIYDAYIGQYELESGLVMTVTKQSNRIFTQWVGGEPVEMFPESSTKFFLKVINAQRTFLIDETGNASSVILHQGELDRGGGERMASRVN, encoded by the coding sequence ATGAACGAGCAACCAAGCCAGTCACCGTCTAGTAATCATACTATTGCCGACGAGATGAGAGCTTATCTTCAAGCATGTCTGGCAAATGGCTACTTCATGGGAGCAGTATTGGTAGCCCGTGCAGGTGAAGTACTGTTGAGTGCAGGCTACGGCATGGCTAACCTGGAACATGATGTTCCAAATACACCATTGACAAAGTTCCGCATTGGTTCGATTACCAAGCAGTTCACCGCCACAGCAATTTTGCAACTTCAGGAGCAAGGTTTGCTATCGGTGCATCAAAAGATTTCAACTTATCTGCCCGACTACCCTAATGGCGAACAAATCACCATCCATCAACTCCTCAACCACACTTGTGGGATTCCTAGCTTCACTGAGCTTGATAACTTCTTTCAGATAACGAAAATCAAAGTTACCTTGGATGATTTGATTGCCCGGTTTAGTAGTGAACCACTAAAGTTTACGCCAGGTGAACGCTACTGCTACACCAACTCTGGCTACGTGCTACTCACCAAGATTATTGAAACAGTCTCCGGTCAGGTCTACGCCGATTATCTGCAACAGAGGATTCTTGAGCCTTTAGGAATGGTTGACTCAGGCTATGATCGGCAAGAGGTGATTTTATCCCATCGAGCATCGGGCTATGTTTTCTCTGGTGTTACCTATGAAAATGCAGATTTTGTCGATATGTCATGGCCATCGGGTGCTGGAGGAATGTACTCAACCATTGAAGACCTTTATAAGTGGGAACAAGGGCTTTATACCGATGCAGTATTGAGTGCTAAATCCAGAGAAATGATGTTCACACCACAGGTCGTGATTCTGGAAAAAGAGGATGGCAAAGGTTTTTATCACGGTTATGGCGGAATTATCTGTACCCACTTGGAACGTAAACTTCTGTATACTGGTGGCGGGATTGATGGCTTCAGCACTCGCATTGCTAGATATCCAGATGAGCAAATTTCTATTATTGTGCTGACTAACATTGACGCAGCAGTAGTAACACCAGTTGTACCTATTGCCAATGATTTAGCTGCTATTTTGTTTGGTAAACCTTACGATTTGCCTCAGCAACGACAAGTGATTGAACTTGACCCTGCCATTTATGATGCCTACATAGGGCAATATGAGCTAGAGTCAGGATTGGTCATGACCGTTACAAAACAGTCCAATCGCATCTTTACTCAATGGGTTGGAGGAGAACCAGTTGAAATGTTTCCTGAATCCTCAACTAAGTTTTTTTTGAAAGTGATCAACGCTCAACGCACATTCTTAATAGATGAGACAGGCAACGCATCAAGTGTAATTCTACATCAAGGTGAACTAGATCGCGGTGGTGGAGAGCGTATGGCATCTAGAGTCAATTAG